In the Cylindrospermopsis raciborskii Cr2010 genome, AAGATTCCTTCAGTGAATTCCCAATTTTCAATATTCAGTCATTTTTTTTAAAAAACAGTGTAAATACTGTACATAAAATCCCCGTCAAGAGATAACAATCTATATTAGATACGTTAGATATATTAAGTTTATCCAATTAAGCCAATTACTCAAAAGTAATTGGGTTAGGGAGGGGGACTCATGGTTATGACTAAAAAGTGTTATTCTTACCGGATCATCACCAAAAAATATGCCAAGGTGGTTGTTCAGTTTTTGCGTATTTTACGAAGAACTACAAAAAACCTAATAAGATTGTTTTTAAAAATTATTTTGAAATCTCAAAGGAGACGAAACTTAAAAAATCAAGGCTTTGTGTTGCCCACAACAACCATGGTTATCCTGGTGGTAATGTTACTAACAATGGCAATTGTATTTCGCTCCTTTGAAAGAGCTAAACATGCCCATAATACCAAGATTAATCAAACGGTAATCAATGCAGCGACTCCTGCAATAGATAGGGGAAAAGCCAAGATTAACCAAATGTTGGCAGATCCTAGAATTACCCAATTTTTACCTTCAGATCAAGACTTATATAATAACCTAATTAATTACCTAGACGAATATACCTTTGGTGATGAGACTAATCTGACCCTCAACTTGCAAAACTACGAACCCTTAAAAACCGCTTGGAAATTTCCCGTAGACACTAATAACAATGGTAAATTTGACAGCTATACCCTTTATGGTATTTATTTTAAAAATCCTCCTCAAAGCAATCAGCAATACGTGCGAGCTAGAAACACTTTAGAAGCTAGATCTTTACCTATCAACCCAATCGATTTTAATTCTCGATGTCAGGATTTTACTTCAATAAGTAAAAACTTGGAAAAATTAGTAGATACAAATGGGTGGTTAATAATTGGTGGACAAATGAGAAAAGCCTTTTTTGTTTACACTGCTACAGTTCCCATTACTAGCCAGATGACCATACCCACACAAAATCAAATTAACTATGAAATATCCCCAGAAAATAAAGCATTTTATGCTTTAGAATATAAGCAAGAGAGAATTCAAATTCCATCTAGCAACAACGCCATTGTTTATGAAGATGACTTACAAATTACTGGCAATGAAGACTTCAGAATTAATGGCAGAATTTTTACCAATAGTAACTTGTTAACCGGTTCAGCTTCCCGATCAATTAGACTCTATCAAATTAGCAGTCAGAGTTCTTGCTTTTACGAACCGGAAAACTCTAAAATTATTGTAGGTGGGAATTTAGCAGCAGGTGGATTTACAGATAATAAAGATCTATCCACAGCAACCACAGTGGATTTATTTAAGGATAAGGGCGTAAATCCACAAACAATAGCAGGATACAACCCCAGAATTACAGACCATAAATCGGTTACCAACTCACCACAGAATATAGCCTATAATAGTTTAGCTTATATGAAAAGAATCAATAAGTTAGTTGATAGGCAAATGGCAAATTATTTGACCACCGATCCTCAAGAAGTAAAACAGGGAATTATCAAAAAACAAAAGCAATTAGGAACAGCATATACAACTGATCAATATGACCAAATTCGCCGTAAAGAATTGGAACTCTATTTTCAAAAACGTACCCGCCGCGTACCCTTTCAAGAAGTACCCTTTGGTAGTGAACAGAGTGATGTAAATAAGATCGATAATCCCTTACAGAGTACTGGTGATACCCTGCGTCCCATAGATCCATGGATTTATCCATTTGCTAGCGATGGAATCACGGGAACTAGTCATAGTCAACTATCATTAAACATCAGTGGTAATTTACTCAAACCCAGTGCAACAGAACCCATGGACCAACTACAAAAACAACTAGGGGGAGTAGAGCAGTATTTAGGAGACCGGGTTATAGTTGGTCATAATCTACCCCAAATGTGGTGGAATTATCCACAAAATCGCTTTTTTAGCACCGATATTAACCACACTCAAAACCTCAAAGATATTAATTGGGATCTAGGTAATGAACCAAGAACTCGTTATACCACCCTGCATAACTTAGCTGGTTTAGCTGCAATAGAAAGGGATGGAGATTGGGAATATGCAGCAGCACAAGTACCTGAAAATCCACAACAGGAAAATTTCATTGGCGGTTTGCGCGTGGTGACTGGTTCTGGAATATATTTACCCAGAAATCATAATGCTTCTAGCACTAACTTTCTAGATGTTTCAACAAAAATTTGGTCCGATATCTTACCCATACCACAAACATCTACAGAATATGTAAACACCACCATTAACCCCTACTGGATGTATGATTCATCCCTGGGGTTTACTTTGCCCAAACTATCTGAAATGGACATTACAACCCCCTATTTAAAAATGCGAGCTACGGTGGTTTACCACTATAAATCTAGCAATTATCATCAGAACAATCCCACCCCCATAGCTTGTATTAGTAGTTTTTATCTTCCTACAAACAGCAACACAGCGACAAATATGATCACATTACCTAATGCGGTAGGAATAGAAAAATCCTCTCATGGACTATCTAACAATGGTATCGTTTATCCACCTCCCACTAGAAATGTTAATGCTTATGCAAATTTACTTACATATCAAGCCCAGTTGCAATACCCTAATGGACGTTGGGTAAATGAACCTTTGAGAAATGCTTTAGCAAAAAATAACTATACCTTATCAGAAAAATCCGCTATAGATACTGCCTTATGTGCTTTACAAATCATGGATGGTAGTATAAGTCCTCTGAGTAACCCTCCCATTCCCCATGGTGCAATTAAGGAAATAGCTTTTTTAGATTCCAGAGAAATCAGAGCTAATCAAACCTCAAATCAGGTGGATAGTAATTTACCATACGATTTACCCCTGAGAGATAGACAACCGTTAGAAATTCGTGCTACGGTCATAGACTTAAATCAGCTACGCACAACCAGAATATCAACCGATGAGTATTTATTACCAAATAGTGGAATTATTTATGCGACTCGGGATGATGCTCTACCAGATATAAGTGGAGGAATATCTGCTAAATCAGAAAGTTCTGTGGATTATAAACTTGATCCTACTCGTCGTCCTAATGGGATCCTAATTACCACTAGTGATAGTTCACCAACTAAACTTTTCCGTAGTACAAGTAATACATTTAGAAGAGAGGAAAAGGGCTTGATTTTGGCTTCCAACTTACCGGTTTATATTAAAGGTGATTTCAATAGACATACCCAAGAAGAATTTACCAGTACCTTAGCAGCTGATTGGAGTAATTTTTACAATCGTAGTCAAATAAATCATCAATTTGCTTGTCGTCCTAGTGATTCTAAACTACCCAACTGTACTGTGGGTGATGAGTGGCGAAATGCTGCCATATTAGCAGATTCCATTACCTTACTTTCTCAGAACTTTCGATTTGGTTTTCGCAATGAAGGAGACTATGATTGGAATAATTATATTGGTGATACTGCATCCTTCAATAATCGTCCTACGAATTTTGAATATAACACTTATGCTCCCACAATAACCCAGAATTATGATATCAATGGCATACCGAATATCGATCTGGATCCCGTAACCAATGGTATACAAGGTAGTTCCTATTTTCACAACTTCGTTACCCCCATAGTTAAACAGATACCAGCTAGAGAATTTCTGTTAGAAGTTTGTCTAGTTTCTAATACTGATATATGTAACAGTGACCCAACACAATGGGTAATTAGTAGATTTTCTAGAAGTGAATACAATGGACAACCAGAAAGTAATATCGAAGGTCTACCAATAACTGCTATTAAAACTGGAAGTCTTGATTATCATCATCAACCATCTAATGGTTGGGAAAACTTGCCTCAAAGAATTGCTTTCAAAAGAAATATGGCAACAGGTAAATTACTTCAACCCCTAAGTGTTTATGGGGTGGATAATAATCAGATAATTCGGACTTTTTCTTTTTCAGGTAACACCCTACCGAAACTAGCAGTCAATCAAAATAATCAAGGATTTCTCATACCCTGGTTAACACCTGATTCCAATGGTTTTTGGCAACCCGTTTTACAAATTAATCAACCCTTTGCCACCCCAACTGACCCCCATAATACTAACAGCATTACCAATGGTTCACATAATCATTGGTTACAGATAGCAACCCCAACTACTGTTAATTTTATTGCTGCTACGGGAGACAATCCAGCTCGTCCCATGGAAGATAATGGGGGGTTACCCAACTTACTCCGCTTATTGGAAAATTGGAGTCCTAATACTACCCCTATAGATCTGAGAATTAATGGTGCATTCATTCAAATGAAAAGGAGTAACTATGCTACGGGAACTTATAGCACATCTATTAACAGTCAACCCCAGGATTTTCAATACAAAATTGCCGTGAATTCTGGTAGAAGTTCTGGACATCTTCCACCTAGACGACAATGGCATTATGATGTGGGACTTTTATCTCAACCACTGGATTTATTTACCCAAAAAATTCCTATAAAATCACAAAAGTTATCCAAAGACTATTTTCGTCAAGTTGGTCGAAATGATGAATGGATTCAAACCCTTTTATCTGCTAAACAAACCAGTGATGGAACTTATGCGGTTGACCAAGACCAAAGATTTAACTGTTATTAGATTTAAGTGGGTCAGTGAAATTAAATATAAGATTAACGTAGGTTGGGTTGAGGAACGAAACCCAACACCCCCATGAGTCTCCTTACTCGACCCATTCTACAAATAATTGTGCTTCCTTAATTGTTATTAAGTTGTTTTTAAAAATATGCTGGATCATCTAAAAAAATATTTACTCTTTCCCGTAGAAGAATATGATGGTTTTACTATTTTAGAATCATTAGTTGCCATTTCAACCCTATCTTTATTATTGATGGTGATTACTCCAATATGGATTATGTCCACAGCCATCCGTATGCAATCACGGCGTGTGGAAATGGCTGCTCAAGCAGCAACATCATTTGTTAATGGGGTGAAAATTGGTTCCATTGTCACACCACAAGTAATATCTGAAATTACTCCTAGTCAACAAGCTCCCAGAAATATTTCTACCAGTCCTCAAGATTATTTGATTACCAGCTCGAAAATGCCAGCACCAACATCAGCAAATGGCTTATATTGTTATAACCAAAATGGCATAATTGGTTTTACGGAATGCCAAAATAATTCCAATAATTTGTTTTATATTCAAGCTGGTACAATTGCCACAAGTTCCAAAAATGAGAGTTATCTTTTGTCCATACGAGTTTTTAGAGCGGATATTGATTTTACTCAACAAATCCCAATTAATAAATCCACCCCATCGCCCATAACTCATAATCTTGGCGATAAACAAGTGCCACTAATACAAATGACCACAGAAATAACCAATAATAAAACCTCTTTTTACTCTCTATGTCAGCGTTTAGGTGCGATCGCACCCACCACTTATTCTAGTTCTACCCTATGTCAATAATCTCCTTCCCTACTCCCTCAAAAAATCGTTCATTCTATGGATTTACCATAATGCAACTACTCGTTGGTTTGACCATAGGAGTCATCAGTATTACTCTTTTATTGAGGTTATTAATTAATGTGATGGAAATAAACCAACAGGAACAAGCTAAAATCACTACTGGAGCAGAAATTCAAACTGCTTTGGACTATATTGCCAATGATTTAAAACAGGCAATTTATATTTATGATGCTCAGGGAATAAATGCTATTAGATCCCAATTACCCTCTACTCCTACCGGTATAGATAGGGTTCCTGTGCTGGTTTTTTGGCGACAGGAAACAATAGAAAATGTTTTGCCAGTTCCCGGAAGTTTAATTAAAGATGATGCTTTTGTTTATTCTCTGGTTGTTTACTATTTAATTAGAGATACTACTGCATCCGTATCTGAGTGGTCAAAATCAGCTCGCATTGCTAGATGGAAAATTAGAGATGGTGTTCTGGCTAATACTAGAGATTTTGATCAGATAGTTCTTTGTAATGGATATACAGGAAGAGATTATATTAAGGGTCCTAACAATAACAAAAGAGAGCAAAACCCAGAATTTTGTCCTGAACCTGGTTTTGCTGCTTTTAATCTCAATAATTCGGGTAGTTTGGAACAAATCATGAATAGTTGGAGAAAGCATAGTGCTAAATATACTAATGATCCCATAGTTTTAGTGGATTATATTGACAGCAGAATTAATAATATACCTCCTGCAGTTTGCCCCCCGAATTCTACTAACCCTAAAATTACCTGGTCAAGGGTTACTTCGTCAATTTTTAGTCATACTACCACTGGTCGGATGACTAGTTTTTATGCCTGCGTAGATAGACTAAATGTAACGGCACAAGTATTTATTCGGGGAGATGCTTTAGCTCGCATTCCTAATAATTTAAATACCAATAGTAATCAACTAAGTCACTATTTCCCCACTGTTAGTACTCAGGTTCAAGGAAAGGGTTTTTTCTATAAATAAGTAAGTTGGCGTTAAAAGACCAAACTATGTAAAGATAAATAGGATAAGTGGGTCGGTGGAATTAAATACAAGATTAATGTAGGTTGGGTTGAAGTATGAAACCCAACACCCGCAGGGGTTAACCCATCCTACAAATAATTGTGCCTTTCTACTTAGTAGTTGTTGCTAAAGTCTTTTTCTACCAAAAGGGAACAATATCTATGAATTATCAAAGCTCCAATGAAGGATTTACTTTGTGGGAAAATCTCATAGTTTTAGCGATAATTGGTATTCTATCAGCAATAGTAACACCCTCCTGGCTAAGTTTTTTGACAAACTATCGTCTCAATGTGGCCCAAGAACAAGTTTATCAAGCATTGCGTCAAGCCCAAAGTCAGGCTAAAAAAGAAAAATCTACTTGGCAAGCTAGTTTTAAACAAGAAAATGGTATAGTTAAATGGGCTGTTCACCCAATTTTAGTTCACCCTCCTAATGCGGTTTGGCATAGTTTAGATTCTGCTATTCAATTAGATCGGGAAACTACTTTACGAGAGTCTCATGGTATCAAATATATTCAATTCGATGATCTAGGAGCTATCAGAAACCCACCTTTGGGCACAGTTACCCTGTCTATGAAGTCGGGTGGAACCGCAAAACGCTGTGTTATTGTCTCCACTATTTTGGGTTCCCTCAGAACTGCTAGGGAAAATACTGTCCTCAGAAATAATGCTTACTGTTATTAGGTAAGTAGGGAGGCATGATTATTTATAGGATGGGGTGGGGGCGTTGGGTTTCGTTCCTCAACCCAACCTACGTTCTGTTATTAGGTAATACATTAAGTAATACGAGTTTCAGTTTTTAAAAACCATAACCAAGGTGATGGGCCAGTATGATCAGTATGATATATTTTATGGATGATGGTCATTAGACTTAGGAAAATATGGTTAATCGTCCTACCAACTCCAATACTTCCCTCACTCTCAAAGTAGTAGGGATAGTTTGTATTTTATCTTTTTTCATAGACTTTTTGATTTTGATGCTGGGATTCAACTTTACAGATAAAGAAGCACAAGTTGGTCTAACCACAGCATTAGTAGATCGTGGTGTTGTCCCCATGGTAGGTTTAGCAATGATTCTCATTGCCCATTGGTTGGACACCAATGACCAGGGAAAAAATCCGGGTATGGATTTTAAATTTCCTTCCCTAATACTTTCTAGCATTTTTGGTCTAATGTTTTTGTTGATTTTTCCCCTGCACCTGACAAATGTTGACCAGGTTAGCAAAGAAAAGGTTAATCAAATTGCCCAAGATGCTCAACAAGCAGAGTCTCAACTCAATACCCAGTTGGCCCAATTCCAGGGTCAGCTGAATAATGACCAGGGTCGCGCTCAATTACAACAGGCTCAACTTCAAGCGAAGGCACAAATTACTGAATTACTTAAAGATCCACAAAAATATAAACAAGCACTAGAAAACCCCCAACTTCCCCCAGAACAGAAAGAGTTACTCAAGAAACTGCAGGCCAACCCGCAAGACATAGATAAATTTATTGCCCAGCAGACCGATCCCAATGAAATTGCCAAACAAAAAATCGAGCAAATTCGCCAACGCCAAACGGAAGCGGAAAAACAAGCTAGAGAGAATGCTTGGAAGTCTGGACTAAGAATAGGAATTGGCAGTCTGTTGTTATCTATTGGTTATATTATCATTGGCTGGACTGGATTAAAAACTACATCTGGTACACGTAGGGTTTAATAAACCAAAATCTTGGGTGATCATTGGCTACGATTAACGCTAGGATTAATAATACCTCGAAAACCTGCAACAATAATTTACAGGCACTATATTCTTACGTGCCTATTTGCAGGCCTAAAGCAACTGATCATGAGAAATAAGTAATAAATCTTAAACTTAGGACTCATTTATCTGGACTGACAACAAGGATTTGTGGTATGGAAATCAATCACAAACATTCTAGTAGCCAAAAAAAGGAGAATCCGGGCTTGGTCATGGAACGGCTTAAACAGGACTTAAAAAATGACTTGATAGCTGGGTTGTTGGTGGTAATACCCCTAGCAACCACCATTTGGTTAACCATTACGATTGCCAACTGGGTAATTAACTTTCTCACCCAAATCCCTAAACAGCTTAACCCTTTTGATGGACTAAACCCCATATTAGTCAACCTATTGAACTTTTTAGTTGGTTTAGCAGTACCATTAATTAGCATCCTGTTTATTGGTCTGATGGCCCGGAATATCTTTGGCAAATGGTTGCTTGACTTTGGGGAGAGGATATTGCATGCAATTCCCTTAGCTGGTCAAGTCTACAAGACTCTCAAACAATTACTGGAGACTATACTCAAGGATTCCAATGGCAAATTCCGTCGAGTGGTGTTATTGGAATATCCTAGGAGGGGAATATGGTCTATTGGCTTTGTCACCGGTGCAATTGCCAGCGACATTCAGGCAAAATTGAGTCGTCCTATGTTGAGCATTTTTATTCCCACTACCCCTAACCCCACTACTGGTTGGTATGCAGTGGTTCCAGAAGATGAAGCAATCAATCTGACAATGTCTATAGAGGATGCGTTTAAAATCATTGTCTCCGGCGGTATAGTCGCGCCTAGTAATGGTGTAGTTATGTCCCAATTGCCCTTAACAACTCCAACATTAACCAAAGAAGGCAAAAGCCATTTGGTTGGTGTTGAACCTGATTTTTGACATACTGGTGAATCCTCAATTTATTACGGCTACATGTCAAAACCTGCTTGGTGATGATGAGTCTATGAACACAGGAACTACCGGGATAGTGGGAATTAATTTCCTGCAAAAATATCCTGGTTCTAACCTGTAATGATTGTTAATTTCTTATTCGTACCATATCTACCATATTATGTAAGATTATGCAACCTCGTAAACCCCAACAAATAGCTAGAGAACTAGCACTACTAAGTCTTAGTCAGTTGCCAGTTAATCCTAAAAAATTGCAGAAACTACCAGATGACCAACTAATGGCCAAGCTCGTTCTTGGTGCTGTCCGCACTTTAACTGCAGAAGTACAGGATACGTTGAATAGTGCTGCTGCTGAATTACAGCGCAGTAATGACCGATTATTAACTAGTCAAACCCGTGCATCCGACTTAAGTACGGCTAGAACAATGCTTCAAGAAGCCATTGGCTGCACGCAAACAGCTATTAATCAATTGGGTTTAGCTGTTGACTTCCCTGAGTTGATTCAATTAGCTAATCAAGATAAGGAAGTTCGCAATTACGCTAAGGAAATTGTGGTTACTGTTGATGAGAATCGACCTATTTTAGATCAGATTATCTCCCAGGCACTGGTAGACTGGCAAGTAACTAGACTAGCTCAAATAGATAGGGATATACTTCAAATTGCTGTGGCGGAAATGAAATTTATGGAAGTTCCTCCCAGCATTGCCATTAATGAAGCGGTAGAGCTGGCTAAACGTTATAGTGGCGATGATGGACATCGATTTATTAATGGTGTTTTACGTCGGGTCACAGATCAAAAACAACCTGCTTAATTCCATACCTTGGCGGTTCTGAGTTGTCAATCCTCCAAGGATTAAATCACAATAATCATACTTAATAAAGCTAAAATGTCATTTAATTGGTTTCGCCGTCAACATGATGATTCTTCCGCTAGTACGGAAACTCAAGTACAAAGTGAAACTTCGTCTAATCAGGAAGTGTCACCAGAATCAGTTCCGGAAACAATAATCGATCCAGCGGATCTGTTAGCCTATGCCAAAGCTGCTTATAAAAATATTCAGCAAAAACAACAGTCTCAAGATCAAGAAGGTACGACTGTAACTGATGAAGCGTCTTCAGTTACAACTAGTGAAACTTCGGAAATATCAGAAGACAGCTCTGTTATTAAAGATGAGATTCCGGTGACCAGTACGGATGTGGGTGAAGAATTGATTTCAGACACGGACCATACTCCACCGGAAGTGGGAGTTGATGGCCAGCCGCAATTATCCTTTTTAGAGAGAGCAACTGCAGATAGACAGGCTAAACAAGAGAGATTAATTGCTACTGCTGTGGAGGTTCCTGAACCAGAAACCACGGTTATGCCCAACGTTAGTATTATAGCAATTCCTGAATTAGAATTTGATGATGGCTTTGTTTGGTCAGCAGAAGTTTTAGCCGCCCAGGGTAGACGAGCAGAAGATATTTCCATAGAGGAAATTACTTGGTTGAAAAAACTGCGTCAGGGACTGGATAAGACTAGACGTAATATACTAAACCAGTTAAAAGCTATTGTTGGACAAGGTCCCTTAAATCAAGATGCAGTAGCAGAAATTGAGGGAATACTGCTACAGGCTGATGTAGGTGTTGAAGCCACTGATCTGATTATTCAGTCCCTCCAGAAAAAACTTCGCGATGAGGTTACCGCCCCCGAACAAGCAATTGCCTATCTCAAGCAAATCCTGAGGGATATGCTGGAGAAACCCCTGGAATCATCACCTAGATCGGGTTTTGCTCCAGAAAAAGATAAACTCACTATTTGGTTAATTACAGGGGTGAATGGTGCTGGTAAAACCACAACTATTGGTAAAATCGCTCACCTAGCTCAGAAATCTGGATATAACTGTTTGATTGCTGCTGCTGATACTTTCCGCGCTGCTGCTGTGGAGCAGGTCAAAGTTTGGGGAAGTAGAAGTGGTGTAGAAGTTATTGCTAACCCTGGTAAAAATACTGACCCTGCTGCTATTGTATTTGATGCGATCGCAGCTGCCCAATCACGGAAAACGGAATTACTGTTAGTAGACACAGCAGGGAGACTGCAAAACAAGAAAAACCTGATGGATGAACTGAGCAAGATTCGTCGAATTATTGACAAAAAAGCTGCTGATGCCCGTGTAGAGTCGCTGTTAGTCTTAGATTCCACCTTAGGACAAAACGGACTGCGACAAGCTGAAGTTTTTTCTCAAGCTGCTCAACTTAGTGGTGTGGTTTTAACTAAGTTAGATGGCACAGCTAAAGGGGGAGTGGCTTTAGCGGTGGTGCAACAGTTAGGTTTACCCATTAGGTTTATAGGTGCTGGGGAAGGAATTGAAGATTTACGTCCCTTCTCCAGTTATGAGTTTGTGGAAGCTCTTTTAAACTAAAAAAGAAACTTTTAAACCAAGATAGAGGGAGGTTGGAAATAAAAATTATCAAAAATAATTCTTTTTTTGGTAAAAACTGGACAACTTCTGGTATGATCTCACACTAGAACCGTTTTTTAGTCATCGGAGAGTGAGCACATACACACGATTCAAAATCTCCGCCTGGAATTTCTAGCCTAAAATACCCTAAAAGTTACATATTCGGTTATGATGCCCTTGCTAAAATGACTAATCTTAAAAGCTTGTTCATTTATTCTAAAACTTACAGAAAATAGCAGCCTGTGTCCCAATTTCCTTCTCAATCCACAGAAATCAATAGTAGTGCCACTAGAGATGTCACCCCAATGGTGGCACTAAAAGAGATTGTGGCTAGGTTACATCGGGAACAGAACAAAATTCAAGAGCTGCTGGGTTCTCTGGGATTTGCCTTGAGGAGTTTCAACAATTTAAATCAGTTCCTGGAACTGATTCCGTTTATGGCTGCTAAGGTAACGGATGCGGATGGTAGTGCCCTATTTCTGTATAAGCCCAATGGTCAAGTTACCTTAGAACAGTTACATTGGCAAGATAGTCAGCAAAGGAAAAGCATCCGTAAAGCTCTGGAAACTGCCAGTAGTCAAATTACCCTTTTCCCCAGTTCAGCGCCAGTCACAACTACTGGCATACTAGATGACCAGATGCAAATGTATTTGGGTCCGGATGTACAGGTTTTTGGTACGGCAATTATAGTTAAACACACAGAAAGGGGTTGGCTATATGTTCTAAGTCGGGATCCTGATTACAGTTGGACAGAGACCAGGCAAAAACTAGTGAGACTGGTTGCTGATCAAACTGGAGTAGCTATTGGCAATGATGAATTGTCTGTAGAGCTGCGGAAAAAAGAACTGTTGGATCAAGAACTGGAAATCGCAGCGGAGATCCAACGGAGACTTTTACCCCGTTTATGTCCTAATATTCCTGGTGCTGTCCTAGCTGCACGTTTTAAACCAGCTAATCGGGTGGGAGGAGATTATTATGATTTTATTGCCACCAATCACACCACCAATTACCCTCCCCACCATCTGAGTCAGGAAAACACCTGTTGGGCTCTAGTGATTGCGGATGTGATGGGTAAAGGTGTTCCCGCAGGTTTAATTATGACCATGTTACGAGGAATGCTCAGAGGTGAGGTACTTCATGGTAATTCAGCAGCAGGAATTTTGCAGAATTTAAACCGGGTTATGTATGCTGACTTAGAAAATTCGAACCGCTTTGTTACTATGTTCTATTCTGAATATGACCCAAAAACCCGAGTTTTGTCTTATAGTAATGCCGCCCATAACCCACCTCTGTGGTGGCATGCCAGATCCAGAACTGTGACTAGACTGGACACAATGGGTATGCTTATTGGTCTCGATGCTAACAGTCAATATGAAAATGGACAAGCTCTTTTAGAACCAGGTGACACTGTAATTTATTATACTGATGGTTTAACGGATGCTGCAGCTGCAAGTGGCGATCGCTTTAGTGAAGATAATTTCATTACTTCATTTAGTGCTGCTTGTCGGTATTGTAATGGGCCCCAAGAAATAGCGGATTATTTATTTGATAAGGTGCAGGAATTTATTGGAACTGATAAACAAAATACTGATGATATGACCCTAGTAGTTCTGCAAATTTCCCAGGATGAGGAACCATAATTAAAAGGATTAACAAAACCAGGTATAAACATGACAAGAAACGAGAAAATTAACTTTGCTACTCCCAGTGGGTTTCCCGAATTTCTCCCTGGGGAAAAGCGACTAGAATTATACTTACTAGACACCATTCGTAAAGTATTTGAGAGTTATGGTTTTACACCCATAGAAACACCAGCGGTAGAAAGGCTAGAGGTACTACAAGCCAAAGGAAATCAAGGGGATAATATCATATATGGAATTGAGCCAATTCTACCACCGAACCGCCAATTAGAAAGAGATAAATCTGGGGAAACTGGTGCGGAAGCTAGGGCTTTAAAATTCGATCAAACTGTTCCTTTAGCTGCTTATATAGCTCGTCATTTAAATGAATTAACTTTCCCCTTTGCCCGGTATCAAATGGATATGG is a window encoding:
- the hpsJ-B gene encoding hormogonium polysaccharide biosynthesis protein HpsJ; amino-acid sequence: MVNRPTNSNTSLTLKVVGIVCILSFFIDFLILMLGFNFTDKEAQVGLTTALVDRGVVPMVGLAMILIAHWLDTNDQGKNPGMDFKFPSLILSSIFGLMFLLIFPLHLTNVDQVSKEKVNQIAQDAQQAESQLNTQLAQFQGQLNNDQGRAQLQQAQLQAKAQITELLKDPQKYKQALENPQLPPEQKELLKKLQANPQDIDKFIAQQTDPNEIAKQKIEQIRQRQTEAEKQARENAWKSGLRIGIGSLLLSIGYIIIGWTGLKTTSGTRRV
- the nusB gene encoding transcription antitermination factor NusB — encoded protein: MQPRKPQQIARELALLSLSQLPVNPKKLQKLPDDQLMAKLVLGAVRTLTAEVQDTLNSAAAELQRSNDRLLTSQTRASDLSTARTMLQEAIGCTQTAINQLGLAVDFPELIQLANQDKEVRNYAKEIVVTVDENRPILDQIISQALVDWQVTRLAQIDRDILQIAVAEMKFMEVPPSIAINEAVELAKRYSGDDGHRFINGVLRRVTDQKQPA
- a CDS encoding PP2C family protein-serine/threonine phosphatase; protein product: MSQFPSQSTEINSSATRDVTPMVALKEIVARLHREQNKIQELLGSLGFALRSFNNLNQFLELIPFMAAKVTDADGSALFLYKPNGQVTLEQLHWQDSQQRKSIRKALETASSQITLFPSSAPVTTTGILDDQMQMYLGPDVQVFGTAIIVKHTERGWLYVLSRDPDYSWTETRQKLVRLVADQTGVAIGNDELSVELRKKELLDQELEIAAEIQRRLLPRLCPNIPGAVLAARFKPANRVGGDYYDFIATNHTTNYPPHHLSQENTCWALVIADVMGKGVPAGLIMTMLRGMLRGEVLHGNSAAGILQNLNRVMYADLENSNRFVTMFYSEYDPKTRVLSYSNAAHNPPLWWHARSRTVTRLDTMGMLIGLDANSQYENGQALLEPGDTVIYYTDGLTDAAAASGDRFSEDNFITSFSAACRYCNGPQEIADYLFDKVQEFIGTDKQNTDDMTLVVLQISQDEEP
- the ftsY gene encoding signal recognition particle-docking protein FtsY, producing MSFNWFRRQHDDSSASTETQVQSETSSNQEVSPESVPETIIDPADLLAYAKAAYKNIQQKQQSQDQEGTTVTDEASSVTTSETSEISEDSSVIKDEIPVTSTDVGEELISDTDHTPPEVGVDGQPQLSFLERATADRQAKQERLIATAVEVPEPETTVMPNVSIIAIPELEFDDGFVWSAEVLAAQGRRAEDISIEEITWLKKLRQGLDKTRRNILNQLKAIVGQGPLNQDAVAEIEGILLQADVGVEATDLIIQSLQKKLRDEVTAPEQAIAYLKQILRDMLEKPLESSPRSGFAPEKDKLTIWLITGVNGAGKTTTIGKIAHLAQKSGYNCLIAAADTFRAAAVEQVKVWGSRSGVEVIANPGKNTDPAAIVFDAIAAAQSRKTELLLVDTAGRLQNKKNLMDELSKIRRIIDKKAADARVESLLVLDSTLGQNGLRQAEVFSQAAQLSGVVLTKLDGTAKGGVALAVVQQLGLPIRFIGAGEGIEDLRPFSSYEFVEALLN
- a CDS encoding DUF502 domain-containing protein; its protein translation is MEINHKHSSSQKKENPGLVMERLKQDLKNDLIAGLLVVIPLATTIWLTITIANWVINFLTQIPKQLNPFDGLNPILVNLLNFLVGLAVPLISILFIGLMARNIFGKWLLDFGERILHAIPLAGQVYKTLKQLLETILKDSNGKFRRVVLLEYPRRGIWSIGFVTGAIASDIQAKLSRPMLSIFIPTTPNPTTGWYAVVPEDEAINLTMSIEDAFKIIVSGGIVAPSNGVVMSQLPLTTPTLTKEGKSHLVGVEPDF